Within the Acidobacteriota bacterium genome, the region TAGCTATCAATCGCATCTCCCTCGACCATACAATGCGGGAGATTATTCTTGCGTCTCCCGATAGTGGAGAGACACGGGTTATCTGGGAAGAAAAAGTCGATCATTGGATTTCTCCCCTGGCGATATGGCTCCGTTGGGCTCCGGACTCTTCGAGAATTCTATTTACATCCGAAAAGGACGGGTGGAATCATATGTATGTTCTTCCCGTCGCCGGAGGCTCTCCCAAGCAGATTACCTCAGGAGCTTTCACAGTTACAAGTAATCAGGTCTATGACCAATCAGAGACAACTCCGGATTGGTCAATCGACGGAAAAACGATTTACTTTCCGTCCAACGAAGCGGGAACTCCGGAACGTCATTTGTATGCCGTGTCTTCTTCCGGCGGCCCCAGAAAGAAAATCGTCGGATTAAAGGGTTTAAATGTATCCTCAACCATATCTCCTGACGGGAAACATATTGCTTTTCTGCATAGCAATCCAACAAATCCTCCTGAGATGTATCTTGAATCGATTGAAGGAGGTCGCCAAATAAGAATAACTGATCTGGCAATTCCGATTCCGCTCAGGGAATACAGGTGGATTAGTCCTCAGATTATATCATTTCCCAACAGAAGTGATGGTACGGTGATCAAAGCAAGGCTCCATGTCCCCGAAAAAATTGATCGATCGAAAAAACACCCGGCGGTGATTTATGTCCATGGTGCTGGATATAATCAAAGCGTGTTTTTTGGCTGGCAAGGGCTTGACCGCCTGGCCTTCAATCATTATCTTGCACAAGAAGGTTATATCGTTTTGGACGTGGATTTTCGGGGCAGTGCAGGATACGGTGCAAAATTCCGGGTAGATGTCTTTGATCGGCTCGGTGACATAGATCTTGACGATGTCCTCAGTGGAGTTGAGTATCTTCAGTCACTGGGTTATGTTGACCTGACCCGGATTGGAATCTGGGGACATAGTTACGGTGGTTTCATGGTGTGCAGCGCCATGTTCCGCGCGCCGGAAGTATTTGCAGCTGGGGTCGCAGGGGCCCCTGTCACGGACTGGGAGAGATTTTATTACTTGGCACCTGGATATAATGAAGAGCATCTCGGATTTCCATGGGTCAATCCGGAAGGGACTTTAAGGGCTTCACCCCTTACATATGCAAAAGATCTCAAACGGCCTTTCCTTTTATTGAGCGGAGTTCAAGATGTCATGCATCTCGACTCTGCGGCGTTGGTCAATGAACTTCTTAAATACCGAAAATCCTTTGACTGGTATTTCTACCCCAATGAACCCCATGGAATGCGTCAGCCCCAATCGCGCGAGGACTACTATCGTCGGATTGCGCATTTCTTTTCGCGACATCTAAATTGAATTTGGTTTAATAGCGCGTAAGATTAATAAACGAATTGGCCTAAGTCTAATAAATGTTGTGATTTTGAATTTGACTGCCAAGGAAAAAGACATGCAACATTATCGAGTCAAACTATCTTTCGGTTTCTCTCCTATTACACATCCCTTTCATTTGATTCGCTTTTTAGCCGTATTATTCATATTCACAGGCCTTTGTTTTCCCCATCAGGAAAGCATTGCACCGGGTATCGTTGATTATGAGAAATGGCTTGAGGAAGAAGTCGTTCATATTATCACTCCTAGAGAGAAAAAGACATTTCTTCAACTTAAGACTGATCAAGATAAAATGCTGTTTATCAAATCGTTCTGGAAACATAGAGATCCTTCTCCTCATACGGAGAAGAATGAATACAAGGAGGAACATTACAGGCGCGTCATTCACGCCAATAAGCAGTTCGGTTATGGAAGCTCTCTGCCTGGATGTAAAACCGATCGAGGGAAAATCTTTATCCTTTTAGGCCCGCCCCATGACGTTCAATCATTTGAGGCGTACTCATCGATCCGTCCCACCATAGTTTGGTTCTATCAAGGCATGAATGAGACAGGGCTTCCCGATGCATTTTCAATAATCTTTTTCAAGGCACATCATGTGGGTGAATTTAAAATCTATAGCCCCACACTTGATGGCCCTCAAGCTTTGCTTTCATCCGGAAGCTTTTTGGGAACGGATTCGCGTTCGGCCTTTCAGACACTCCTAAGGGTTGCCCCAAGTCTAGCCAGGATTTCGACTTCATTAATACCCGGCCAAACACTTGATATGGAATCATCTCCATTGGCATCCGATAGTCTTTTAGCCAATATCAACAGCCTTCCATTAAACAGGGTTAACGATGAGTATGCAGAAAAGTTTCTTGTTTATAAAGACATCATTGATGTCGAATATTCCGCGAACTATTTTCATAATGATTCCTTAGTGCGGGTATTTCGGTCACCCGTCGGTTTTTATTTTGTTCATTATGCCGTGGAATTGGATTATCATGAGCCATCTGATCAGGATAATTCGATTTCACCGGAATTGATTATCAACGGAAATATTACGAACCAGGATGGACGTAGTATTTATCAATATGAAAGCTCTGTCCCTCTCATGCCCGGAGAAAATCTGCCTAATTCTGACGAGAGGACCAGGATCAGCTATCAAGATATGTTTCCCTTAATTGAGGGCAGATATCATTTTTCACTCATCCTCCGAAATGAGATCACCAAAGGATTCACATCGCTGGAAAGAGAGCTGGAAATACCTTGGACTTCTATGGGAAGACTGAGTGATTTGATTTTATGTCACAATGTCAATATGGACACTCCTGTGAACGAAAGCCGGGCATTTCAAATAGGCAACATGCAATTATTTATCTCGGCTCAACCTGTTTTTTCTCCTCAGCAGGAAATATTTTTCTTTTTTCAGATCAATAATTCCAAAGAAGACCCTGAAATTGTTCACTCATACCAATGGACTTTGTTAAGAGAGAATGTGGAAGTTGAGAAAAAAAGAAAAGAATATATCGATGTCGACCATGAATATGGAATTGTTGAAAAAATTCCGAGAGAGCAGCTTTTTCCAGGCCATTATTTATTGGGAGTCACATTGTATGACAAAGATGGAAATGAGATCTGTTCAAAAAAGAAAGAGTTTCAGGTTTCATTTCGAAATGTTCCCAGGCCGACCATTTATTCAACATCATTTCCTCCTTTTGATAATGCCATTTATGCGGCTCTGCTTGGAAATCAATACTTGGCGCAAGGAGAACTAAAAGAAGCCGAGCCTCTCCTGCAACAGGCATATATAAAAGATTCTTCATCCTTGATCAATGCTCTTCCTTATGGGCGGCTCTTGATGAACCAAAAAAAATATTCCGAGGTTCTTGAGGTCCTGTCGCCATTTATGCAGGAAAATGTTCAGGATGTATTGGATCTTGTTGCCAGAGCCCATCACGTCCTCGGACACTTTGATAAAGCCATCGCTCTTTATCGTGAGTATTTAAATAGGTTTGGACAGAATTCTGTCGTGTTGGCTTTGTTGGGGGATTGTTACTCTAGAACCGGCAACCTTAAGGAAGCAATTAAAGCGTTGGAAATTTCCCTATCCATAGACCCAACACAAGAAAAAGTCAAGAGGCTTCTCGAGTCCATTAAAAACGATCGATGAATTGGGGCTATTTGGATTTTTTCCCGACAGTTGTTCCGCTGTGGAAACCTTCTTTATCCGTGATATGGAAAGTCCCAAAGACATTTCGGCAATCGTCATGGAACATGTAGATTCCTTGTCCTTGAGCTTCATCTAATTTCCATTCATAAATCAAGCCATTGGCGACTCTTTTGGCTTCAACTTTAAGCTTTCCCCAGTGAAGATAATGAATTCCTTCGTTGGAGGTGACTATGAATTTGTGTCCTTGGGTTTGTGTCCCGGCCTTTTTGCCTATTTCATAGTTGGCAACATAGTCATACGATCCTTCAATGACCGGAACATTTTTATCACCCGATGCTAAAACGACAACAACTGAAACAAGAATGAGCAATGTGGCGATCAAGAATCCTTTGTGCCGGCAGGAATTGAACATCGAATCCCTCCTCAAAAAAACATTAGGAAAGCAATCAGGTAAGCAATGACTCGAAAGCTATTTGAGTCTTTCCTCCCAGCTTTCAGGTTCTCCTCGTAGGTACTTATCGAACCATTCTAACCTGATTTTTTCGTTAAGCATCCTGTTGGAGAATGAGGACAGACCATGTCCTTCACCCAGCCAACGAATCTGGACGACATCTTTACCCTGGACTTTCAATGCCGAATACATCTGATCGGATTCGGTCAGTTGACACCAGGGATCGTCCGTTCCCTGCATAAGAAGAATGGGGGTTGTCACTTTGTCGGCATTGAAAACCGGGGAACGATCCACATAAACATCTTTCCGATTCCACGGATACACACCGGGAAGTACGATTTCCCCGTAGTTGGGTTGTCCCAGAACAATAAAAGAGTAATTCAATGTGTTGCTGATAACGCCCGTGGCAATGATTGTTGAGAATAAATCGGTTTGGGTGGCTAAGGAGAGACCCTCGAATCCGCCATAGCTGTGTCCAAAACCTCCGATTCTGGCGGAATCAATATAAGGCTTGGCCGCCATTAAGGCCTGGACGCCATCGATAATATCAGGTCCCGATACCGTCCCCCACTCGTCAAGATGAGCGTCTGCAAATTCCTGACCGTATCCCCAAGTCCCTCTCGGAGTGAGCGTAAAAACAACATACCCATTTGCGGCCAACCAATGGTTGATTACGCCAAACTGGCCGCCTTCCATACTCTGGCTTTGAGGGACAACGCCCCCGTAATAGGAAATGATTGTCGGATATTTTTTTTGGCTATCGAAACCAGGGGGCAGATAGATCCACCCATCAAGCTTGGTTCCGGTCCTGTTCTCAAATGAGAAGAATTCATGTCTTGCCAGTGTTACATTCTTGAGAAATGTCCTGCCTTTGTCCCAGTATTCTGAAATTTCACCAGTCCCGAGATGATAAGAAACAAGCCGGGAAGGTCGTGATAATTCGCCCACCTTGAGCAGGACATTGTGGCTGTCAAATGCCCCAAAAATTGCTTGAATATTAACAAATGGGAGGGATATCTCAGAAAAACCATCTAGATTTTCCGAGAATTTGTACAGTCGATGAACAGTCCGATCAAGGGCAATGAAATATAGACAATTATCTTTTCGATTCCACCAAAGAGAATTAACGGACGGCGTGAACTCGGGCTTTAGAATATATCGATCATTGGCCGTATGGATATCCCAGACTTTAATACCCTGGTGCCATCTGCTGTGGATGTTGTCACTTGCCGTTCTTGGAATCTCATAATATGGAGCTACCGCGGCCAGATATCGAGAATCAGGGCTCCATGTCAATTGTTGAACCATTGCAGTGTTGATAGTTGAAACGATCTTAAGTTCCTTGTTTAATAAATCGACAAGATGCATTTCCTGCTTACTATAGGGATAACTGGCAATGGGTGTCTCACGGATAAAAACGACTTTATTTCCATCCGGTGAGACAACCGCATCCTTGCACCAACCATACGGATTGAGGCCTCCACTGATCATATGTCTTGTTCCGGTTTCTATCGAGGCCATCCATAGAGACACTCGGGATTTCCAACCTTTCCAGCGGTCAAAGAAATTGTCAACCAAATCATAGGGCTTATCGTTTTTGGAGGGTTCGGAGGTGACATAAGTCAAAAACCGGTTGCCCGGCATCCAAGTGATTTGGGAAAGCCCCTTAATTCCTGAGAGTGATTTGAATGTCTTTTCATTCTCGAGGTCAACAATCCATAAGTCGAAGAGATCTTGTTCCGTTGATACGGATACGGCCAATTGCGCATTCGTTGTTGCCCAAGCGAACGAAATTGGTTTTCCAGGGAGCGCTAACGATCTGAATATACTGCCACCTGGGACATTGCGTATTTCTAAATTCCCGTTTGAATCCAATACGGCTGCCAAAGATCCGTCCCACGAAAGCTTCACATCTCGAAGCTGAGGAAGAGTTAAGGCTTCAATAAGAGAAAGAGGGTGTGTTGGATCCGTCGAAAATATTGGAGGTGTCGATAAAAAGGCGTTATCAATTTCTAGACCGATTTTGAAATCGGAAACCGGAATATCCTTCCGATAAACGACAACCAGACGATGAAGACCGCGGGTTAATGTGAGATTGATTCGCTTTTCTCCACCTACGAATTCACCATCAAAAAAAACCCTAAACGGAGATACCCCATTAATGACGAGTGTCGATTTTTGCCAACGAGGCACATCAATATAAGTGACAGCAAGAATGAGCCAACAGCCCTCGCTCTTTTTTAAATCCAGATTGCCTTTTGGAGCCCGTGTCTTTTGAAAAGAAGTTATCTCTTTTGGACTCCAAGCGAAATCCATGCCTTCTTCAGCCCAAAGTGTATCCAAATTGATGAAGAGATGTTCTGCAAGACTGAATTCATTTTTGTCTAAAGGGGGTGGGGATATTTTTATTCCCGTTGTAAGCCAATTCTCAATGGGAATTTCAGCTGAAACGGCATGAATTGAGAGCGAAAGAACTGACACAAAGACAAGAATAAGGGGGAAAATTTTTTTTGACATTTCTTCTCTTCTCCTTAGCAGGAATCCCAAAAAAGAAAGCCCCCTCTTTCTGAAAAGAGGGGGCTTTCCAAAAATAAGTTCAGAATCGAAGAACGAAGCCGATTTGGAATCTTCTAGCAGGTGCGGTGGCGGCGGGTTGCATGAATCTTACTCCTGCCGTTCTCGCTCCGTAGTAAGACGTATAGTTTTCAATGTTAAACACATTGAAAACGTCGAGCTTGATTTCAGCATTGACTTGCGTAATCTTCAACTTGCGGCTAATGCTAAGGTCAAGGTTGTAGTATGGTTCGCCGCGAAGATTATTCCTGCCGTAAGGCCTGGCATTCGTAAGTCCCGTTCCATATAGATCGATACCGTAGGTTTCTGTGTACGGAATGCCTGAGTACGCTTGGGCAATTCCGGAGAACTGCCAATCTTTAAGAATTATGTTTTTGGAAGGAGATCTAACAAAAAATGCCAGTTTAAGGAGATGGGGTCGATGCTGGGCTCCGGGACCTTTATCATCCTCGATATTCCGGCTGTCCTGAGGCAGACTCCAGGGATTCAACATGTCCGATGTTTTGGAATATGTGTAGGTCAGAAGAAATGAGTAATTGATGTCCCGTCTTTCCAATTTAAAGTTTAAAGCACTATACCAGCTGCGACTCTCATTCCCCAATCGCTGAATAGTCCGGAATCCATTGGGCACAGGTGTTGTCGGTCTTGTGGCATCTGCTTCTGTTCTTGTTCTAGCCTCGGTGGTTGATTCAGGGGCATTGATATCCAGGACACTGAACCCATCTATGACTGTCATGTAGACAGCATCAATGCCTACGCTCAATCTCGGAAGTATTTCCTGTTGGTATCCAATTGTCGCCTGGACGCTGTATGGGTTTTTCAAATTTTCATCAATCTCCCAAATATCTCTAGGAGGAAGTGTGGCTCCGGGAGGAAAGCTCGGAAGGCTGTTCGGGTATGTGGGGAACAATTGATCTGTCGGTGAAAGTGTCAGGTATACAAGGCCTTCAGGACCGAAAAATGCGCCTCGAGTGAAATGGTAACTAAGATGCTGCTGGGAAAAAGTGCCGAACCCGGCCCTCAATACGGATTTCCCATTCCCAAATATATCAAATGCGGCACCCATCCTGGGCTGGATTTTTTTCCAATCAACTGGAGCATTGTATCCCTTGACATTCCAAATTTTCTCGATATCCCACCTTAATCCGAGTGTCAAAGCAAGGTTATTATTGACAGACCACTCATCTTCAAAAAATAGGGCCCCGACAAAGTCCTTGGAGTTGACCGTGTTAAGACTGGGATCGAGAGCAAACCCCTGAATATATAGAAACGGGTTTGGGTATTGGTCAGGTGAGCCGGCGAAGTAATAGAGTCCGTAAGGATAAGGATTCATAATCTGTTCTGCGGAAATATATTTGAAGAATCCTCCGAACTTGAAGAAATGATTTTTCCTAGCAAATGTATATTTCTCAAAAAGCTCCCAAGTCAATTCCGGTGTAACGCCAAATCCGTCTCCGTAAAAAGAAGAGCCTCCTGTCGTGGCCCATGCCGTTCTCTGCTCAGAGGGTTGCCCCGGAAAGCTGGTAAGGGCTTTACGAAGATCATAATAGCTGGCAACTTGAAAACGAAGTTCGTTAACGGAGTTCTCCGATATGGTCTTAACCCAACCCACGTTTCCTGTATGGACATAAGTGACATAGGTGTCGCCTTCCCCGGGGATATTCAGCCCTCCATATTCATTCCTCCAGTCAAAAATATCATTGCTGTATCTCAGGGAGAGATAATCTTTTTGTGACAACTGATGGTCAATTTTTAAAAATGCCATGTGTTGGTCTTGGTCGTTTGGGACGGTTTGCCCGAAAAACTGAGGAGCAGTCACCGTGTTAAAACTCCGCTGGCGACGGTATTCGTAACTTAGGAAGAAATGTGTTCGGTCTTTTTTAAGAGGGCCACCAAGAGTGAAACCTATCTGCTGTTGATCGAAGGGCGCCTTTGTTTTTGTCAGGAAATCCACCGAATCCCATTTCCCGGGACGTTCATATAAATAGATCGAACCTCCAACAACATTTGTCCCCGATTTGGTTACAGCACTATTAATAGCGCTCATGCCTTCGCCAAACTCCACTGAGAATTGGTTGGTCATGAGCTGGATTTCTTTGATGGTCTCCATACTGTAGCCGGAATAAAAAGTACGGGCGGCGCTTCTCCACTTCGAAAAATTACTACCGCCATCGACAATATAATTCATTGCCCAATAATGTTGACCGGAAGTGGTAGGCCAATAATCGGAACCGGTAACACCCGGCGCCAAGTGAGTCAATTGGATATAGTTTCTGCCTAAGACAGGAAGAGTTTCGATCAGCTCTTCCGTGATGGCTTGTTGAACGGTTGCGCGTTTTGTATCAACAATTGGAATTTCAGCTTCAACGGTGATTGTTTCAGCAATTTCGCTGACGTCCATCACAATATTGGTGGTGTAAGCTTCGTTGGGTCGAAAAGTCAGCCCGGTAAGAAGATGAGTGTTGAATCCAGGCAGTTCGGCTTGAATTGTGTAACGACCCTGCGTTGGGATACTCCTGAAAGAATATCTTCCATCTGTTCCGGATTGGACGCTTCGGGAAAAACCAGTATCAACATTCTGAAGGGTAACAGTCACTCCCGGCAATGGTGCACCCTCTTTATCAGTGATTGTACCCGCAATGTCGGCTGTAATGACTTGAGCAACAAGAAAAGAGAAAGACACAAGAACTAGAAAAGTGAAGAATGAAAGAACTCTAAAAAATCCGTTTGACCTCATTTTCTTTACCTCCCAGATATTTTGCATATCATCTAAAATATATTCATATAGAATTATGGAATTGTCAAGTATTTTTTTTAGTTGACCTTAATTATTTTTTCATATATATTTATGCCGGGTTTGCAATTGTACTATATATATATATTTATGTATCAATAGGTGGAAATTATGATCAAATGGTTAATTGATAAAAAAAGTAAAATTCCTTTGTATCTTCAGCTCAAAGATCTCATTAAATACTATTTATCAACAGGAAAAATTATTAACAACCAACAACTTCCAGCTATAAAAGATTTGGCAAAAGAACTTCAAATCAATCTCAACACGGTTCGAAAGGCCTATAAAGATCTTGAGTTGGAAGGACTTATATCGATGAAGCGTGGAGTCGGTTCTATTATTACCAATTTGAATAAGAGGCCTGATCTCTCCGTGAAAGACATCTTAGATCCAGATCCCAAAGAATCGCTCCTTAGACTAATGAGGCAGCTATTAAAAAAAGGGATGACCATAAACGATGTGGACGGCCTATTTTCCCAGTGCTTGAGAGAAATATCTTCGAGCCAGAGCAAAGATTATATCATTTTCACTGAATGCAATAAGTCCCAGACTATTGATATATCCGATCAACTAAAAAATTATCTCCAAATCGATGTTCACCCTGTTGATCTTGAAGAATTAGAGGCTTTCCTTGACAGACAAAATCAGTCAATTGGGACATTGTTGGCTATCGTCACAACCGGTTTCCATCTGAATGAAGTTTATAGGGCTATTGGAGTCCGTCCCATTTCGGTATACATGTTAGTTACAAATATGTCGCCCAGTACCAGGCAATCTCTGGAAAAGTCTTGTAAAAACAACAGTTTTGGTTTCATATGTCGAGATTATGACTCTATGATTTTTCTTCCAGATGTCATACGGGCAGAAATTGGGTATCCTATTGATTTAACCAGTTGTGTTTTTTCGGATAAAAATACATTGTTCTCAATTCTTAATAGGGTTGATATCATTTTGGCAACGCCGCCTGTATTCGAGGAAGTCCAACGCATGGCTCCATCAAATAAGCCGGTTTACAATATATTAGATAGAATCGACCCCATTTCGCTTGTACATCTTAAAGATAATCTATTCTTTGCACCATTGAACAAATAGATAAAGCCGATGATTTATTTTGCCGAACTTTTAAGATTGACATGATTGGCCGACACATGAAGATCAATTTAATGAAAACTTCCATGGTAGAAATAAGCGGGGTTTTTATTTGAAACATAGTATGCCAATAAAGATTTTTCTAAGGAGGGAAACATGGAAAAATATGCTGGCTGTATTCCTTTTCAATTATCATCCAGAGGAAGAAAAGGTTCAGGGTTTTTATCAAAGATTTGGCAGATTGTCACAATCGCCTTTATTTTCGTTTTATGTCTCATAATTGGGGGTGTCAATAAAACCGAAGCGACTCAAAAATCCATTGAAAATCCCACGGTAGTCGTTGGACCCAATATTCGGGCGTCGGCCAATGTCATAACCGGATCCAGGAATGAGTGCTGGATTGCCGCCAGTCTCACATCCCCGGATTTTCTCGTTGGAGTTGCGCAGACAGCTTCTTCAGTGGAGAGTCCGGGCATGACGGGACGGGCATGCGCAGTGATGATTTCTCGCAATGGTGGACAAACATGGCGAGAAGTCGTTCTTCAGAATGCCGGGCCGGGAGATTTTGATCCAATGGTTGTCGCTGGGCCCAAAGGCGAGATGTATGTCATGTACTCATACATTGGTAGAGGAACAAGCAGGGATTCGGAAACGTCAATCGGGTCCGGCCAGAGGCAGGAAGGGGTTATCAAAGTGTGGGTTACAACTGACGAAGGACGGAGCTGGAGAGGCCCGACAGAAATTATGTGTCCGCTTCAGCCCGATCACCCACGTATGGCGGTGGACCTGAGTGAGGGGCCAAACCGAGGACGGATTTATATTGCATGGAATGAAGTTTCTGATACGATTGTCAAAGAACGATATCACATTTTTCTTAATTACTCCGACGATTGTGCGAAGACATTCAGTGAACCTATTCTTTTGGAAGTCGATCATGGCGGCAAACTTGTAACGACTGAACCCATAGTTTTATCAGACGGCACTGTTTTAGTGACATACTATCAATACTTCTGGCCGCTTGCTGACCCCAAAAATGATGAGCAACCATTGTATTTAATTAGATCAACAGATGGAGCCAAGACATTTGACAAGCCGAAATTAATCACGCGAATTGGTTCGTCATCTTTTAGGCATCTCAGGAGAGATTTTGGTAGTGCATTCACTCTTCCCATTATTACCGCTGATACATCGCCACAAAGCCGTTTCCGTGATCGAATCTATATTGTATGGGACGATACAAAGACAGGGGAGTCAAATATATGGTTTATGATGTCCACAGATAAGGGACACACATGGTCAGAGCCGTTAAGAATAAATGACAATAAGAAAGCTGAGACTGGGCCAGTCGACTTTCGTATGACTCCTGTTGTTCATGTGAATAAGGATGGAGTGATTGGAATCGCGTGGTACGATCGAAGGGAAGATCCCGCTCGTCAATGCTGGAAATATTATTTCACCACCTCTCTTGATGGAGGATTGAATTTCTTGCCCAATTTGGCCGTCTCCTCAGCTCCTTCATGTCCGGATTCTCAGATTCCCCCCACTATGAATATTTGGAACATCAGTCCTGAGTTTGAAGATACCCTTCCGACGAATGATGATCTAAAGAAGATGTCCCGAACAGAGCAACGTAGATACGAAGAAGTTCTGGCAATTGAAAAGGCTTGGCGTGAAGCCAACAAGAGTCTCGATTCCGCCAGAATCATGGTTAATTTTAATCGTGGTCGTTCTGTATGGTCAGGTCATTACACAGGACTGACATCGGATATTTCAGGATCTTTTCATGCTTTTTGGGCAGACCGAAGAGCCAAACTCCAACAAATTTATTCCGCACGTGTTGAAGTGATGCCCAATCGTCCTTCTCCCCCGCCGGAAACCAGAGAGGTTTTAGTCACGGAATTCGTCCAACTGATTGCCACAGCCGGCAAATTAGAGGATTCCAAGAACACCAGTGCCTTTGAGGTGCAACTTCGAAATGTATCTGATAAAGTCATCTATGGCCCGCTGAAAGTCAGAATTACCAAATTATGGCCCTCGATGAAAGAAAATATCGAAGAGGAAGACAGGGCCTCTTCGTCTGTGATCGTGCTCAATGCGGATTCTGGAGGTGAGGGGGTCGGAGCAACATGGGATTTCTCTGAACAGCTGGGTGGTCAAGGTCGTCTTGATCCGAAATGCATCAGTGAAGCTAAGACTATTCTTATCAGGACCAGCTTTGAAGCTGGATTGGACGGCACACTTGAGTTCGAGGTGATTGGCAGGCTGCCAATAAAGAGGAAGCTGCCCTAGGCTTGATTTTATTGCTTCTTGTTCGACTTAAACAGATCCGTCAATAGGAGGGCTCTCCAAGAATGGATAGCCCTATCAAGTCGGCTACTGATTCCGGTTCAAAACGGATCGTGTCAAGATTCGTTCGCAATGACTGGCTCAATTCAATCTCTTCAGCTAGCCGTTTGAGCCATCAGCTCATGAGCCTGTCCTGCGCCGTCAGGGACCGCGCGGCCCGGCGCGTCCGCCTCGACGGGAACCAGTTCGAGACGCTGGCCTGCGTCCTCGACAACGACGTCGTCCTCGTCCGCGGCGGGGCGGGCACGGGCAAGACGCTCCTGGCCCGGGAACTCGCCCTCCGCGAAGCCGGCGCGGGGCGCAGCGTCCTCCTGCTGACGTACACGGAGGCGCTGGGCTTCGAGCTGGCCGCCGAACTCGAGGGGCGGGGGATCGCCGTCCGGCCCGTCGCGAGATTCGCCCTCGACAGGCTGCGGCGGAGAGGATTTAATGAGGGCCAGGACTTCGGCCGGGACGAGTGGAAGATCGCGGATGAACATCGCCGTCAGCCGGGCCTTCGGAGCGCTGAGGATGGTTGTTGGGAGGCGGGAGCTGGAGAGGGATGAGGTGTTGAGGCGGGTTGTGGAATGGAATATTATAGTGAGCTATGATTAAACCGGACCAGCGCATTGCGTATTCCGAGCGATTCCGGCCAGTCATTCCGACGGAAGCCGGCCACCCGTTCCGAGCGAAGGCGGCCGGCCATTCCGAGTTGAAGCCGGCCACTTTTCGGTCGGAATCGGAATGGGTGGCCGGAATCGCTCGGAACGAGGGAAGGTCATGAAAAAAGCGAGCGGCGACGAGCTTTTCAGGGTAAAGTGTCCCTTCATCTTATCGGGAGAAGGAGACACGAATGCCCGCGGAGAGACTGTCGATGAGGAAAATTAAAGAAACGCTTCGGATGAACGCCTTGGGACTTTCGGCTCGCCGGATCGGGCGCAGCCTGGGTATTGCCAAGAGCACGGTCAACGAGTACGTGAAACGGGCGGCGGCGGCCGGTTTGACCTGGCCCTGGCCGGAGGAATGGGACGAAACGACCATCGAACGGCGGCTGTTTCCGGCCGGACCCCGGCCGGATACGGTTCGGCCTCTTCCCGACTGGTCGGAAACGCACATGGAGCTGCGGAAAAAAGGACTCACGTTGTTTCTTTTGTGGGAGGAGTACAAG harbors:
- a CDS encoding prolyl oligopeptidase family serine peptidase — its product is MSKKIFPLILVFVSVLSLSIHAVSAEIPIENWLTTGIKISPPPLDKNEFSLAEHLFINLDTLWAEEGMDFAWSPKEITSFQKTRAPKGNLDLKKSEGCWLILAVTYIDVPRWQKSTLVINGVSPFRVFFDGEFVGGEKRINLTLTRGLHRLVVVYRKDIPVSDFKIGLEIDNAFLSTPPIFSTDPTHPLSLIEALTLPQLRDVKLSWDGSLAAVLDSNGNLEIRNVPGGSIFRSLALPGKPISFAWATTNAQLAVSVSTEQDLFDLWIVDLENEKTFKSLSGIKGLSQITWMPGNRFLTYVTSEPSKNDKPYDLVDNFFDRWKGWKSRVSLWMASIETGTRHMISGGLNPYGWCKDAVVSPDGNKVVFIRETPIASYPYSKQEMHLVDLLNKELKIVSTINTAMVQQLTWSPDSRYLAAVAPYYEIPRTASDNIHSRWHQGIKVWDIHTANDRYILKPEFTPSVNSLWWNRKDNCLYFIALDRTVHRLYKFSENLDGFSEISLPFVNIQAIFGAFDSHNVLLKVGELSRPSRLVSYHLGTGEISEYWDKGRTFLKNVTLARHEFFSFENRTGTKLDGWIYLPPGFDSQKKYPTIISYYGGVVPQSQSMEGGQFGVINHWLAANGYVVFTLTPRGTWGYGQEFADAHLDEWGTVSGPDIIDGVQALMAAKPYIDSARIGGFGHSYGGFEGLSLATQTDLFSTIIATGVISNTLNYSFIVLGQPNYGEIVLPGVYPWNRKDVYVDRSPVFNADKVTTPILLMQGTDDPWCQLTESDQMYSALKVQGKDVVQIRWLGEGHGLSSFSNRMLNEKIRLEWFDKYLRGEPESWEERLK
- a CDS encoding carboxypeptidase regulatory-like domain-containing protein, with the protein product MRSNGFFRVLSFFTFLVLVSFSFLVAQVITADIAGTITDKEGAPLPGVTVTLQNVDTGFSRSVQSGTDGRYSFRSIPTQGRYTIQAELPGFNTHLLTGLTFRPNEAYTTNIVMDVSEIAETITVEAEIPIVDTKRATVQQAITEELIETLPVLGRNYIQLTHLAPGVTGSDYWPTTSGQHYWAMNYIVDGGSNFSKWRSAARTFYSGYSMETIKEIQLMTNQFSVEFGEGMSAINSAVTKSGTNVVGGSIYLYERPGKWDSVDFLTKTKAPFDQQQIGFTLGGPLKKDRTHFFLSYEYRRQRSFNTVTAPQFFGQTVPNDQDQHMAFLKIDHQLSQKDYLSLRYSNDIFDWRNEYGGLNIPGEGDTYVTYVHTGNVGWVKTISENSVNELRFQVASYYDLRKALTSFPGQPSEQRTAWATTGGSSFYGDGFGVTPELTWELFEKYTFARKNHFFKFGGFFKYISAEQIMNPYPYGLYYFAGSPDQYPNPFLYIQGFALDPSLNTVNSKDFVGALFFEDEWSVNNNLALTLGLRWDIEKIWNVKGYNAPVDWKKIQPRMGAAFDIFGNGKSVLRAGFGTFSQQHLSYHFTRGAFFGPEGLVYLTLSPTDQLFPTYPNSLPSFPPGATLPPRDIWEIDENLKNPYSVQATIGYQQEILPRLSVGIDAVYMTVIDGFSVLDINAPESTTEARTRTEADATRPTTPVPNGFRTIQRLGNESRSWYSALNFKLERRDINYSFLLTYTYSKTSDMLNPWSLPQDSRNIEDDKGPGAQHRPHLLKLAFFVRSPSKNIILKDWQFSGIAQAYSGIPYTETYGIDLYGTGLTNARPYGRNNLRGEPYYNLDLSISRKLKITQVNAEIKLDVFNVFNIENYTSYYGARTAGVRFMQPAATAPARRFQIGFVLRF
- a CDS encoding GntR family transcriptional regulator, which produces MIKWLIDKKSKIPLYLQLKDLIKYYLSTGKIINNQQLPAIKDLAKELQINLNTVRKAYKDLELEGLISMKRGVGSIITNLNKRPDLSVKDILDPDPKESLLRLMRQLLKKGMTINDVDGLFSQCLREISSSQSKDYIIFTECNKSQTIDISDQLKNYLQIDVHPVDLEELEAFLDRQNQSIGTLLAIVTTGFHLNEVYRAIGVRPISVYMLVTNMSPSTRQSLEKSCKNNSFGFICRDYDSMIFLPDVIRAEIGYPIDLTSCVFSDKNTLFSILNRVDIILATPPVFEEVQRMAPSNKPVYNILDRIDPISLVHLKDNLFFAPLNK